One genomic window of Nicotiana sylvestris chromosome 10, ASM39365v2, whole genome shotgun sequence includes the following:
- the LOC104247416 gene encoding uncharacterized protein: MLSHISASLSHTSSTTTASFLLRRPSLRPRFPFCPYKPSKLQKQHRFVFSSMDSAATVDSVANDLKKQSLKGTENVDISRKLNLEELNWDNSFVCELPGDPRSDCIPREVLHACYTKVLPSVKVDNPQLVAWSESVAELLELDPKEFERPDFPLIFSGASPLVGAMPYAQNYGGHQFGMWAGQLGDGRAITLGEILNSKSQRWELQLKGAGKTPYSRFADGLAVLRSSIREFLCSEAMHSLGIPTTRALCLVTTGKGVMRDMFYDGNPKDEPGAIVCRVAQSFLRFGSYQLHASRGKKDLEIVRALADYAIRYHFPHLENMARSESMSFNTGEEDKSAVDLSSNKYAAWAVEVAERTASMIARWQGVGFTHGVMNTDNMSVLGLTIDYGPFGFLDAFDPSFTPNTTDLPGRRYCFANQPDVGLWNIAQFTSALSIAELLSDKEADYAMERYGNKFMDDYQVIMTRKLGLAKYNKKLISELLKNMAIDKVDYTNFFRLLSNVKADPTIPEDQLLIPLKAVLLDIGEERKEAWTTWVKSYIQELSTTGVSDEERKVSMNSVNPKYILRNYLCQTAIDAAEQGDFGEVRQLLKVMQCPFDEQPGMEKYARLPPAWAYRPGVCMLSCSS; encoded by the exons atgctTTCCCATATTTCAGCTTCACTCTCTCATACCTCTTCCACCACCACCGCTTCCTTCCTCCTCCGCCGCCCATCTCTTCGACCCAGATTCCCTTTTTGCCCTTACAAACCCTCCAAATTACAAAAACAACACCGTTTTGTGTTTTCTTCAATGGACTCAGCTGCCACCGTTGATTCTGTTGCTAATGATTTAAAGAAACAAAGCTTAAAAGGAACTGAAAATGTTGATATTAGTCGTAAATTGAATCTTGAAGAGCTTAATTGGGATAATTCTTTCGTTTGTGAATTGCCTGGTGATCCCAGAAGTGATTGTATTCCAAGAGAG GTGTTGCATGCTTGCTACACAAAAGTGTTACCCTCCGTAAAGGTCGATAACCCTCAGCTTGTTGCATGGTCGGAATCAGTGGCGGAGTTACTCGAATTGGATCCCAAAGA ATTTGAGAGGCCTGATTTTCCTCTTATATTCTCGGGGGCATCACCATTAGTGGGAGC GATGCCTTATGCCCAAAATTATGGCGGACATCAGTTCGGCATGTGGGCCGGTCAGTTAGGGGATGGTAGGGCAATAACTCTTGGAGAGATTTTGAATTCGAAGTCTCAAAGGTGGGAGTTGCAGCTGAAGGGTGCTGGAAAGACTCCATATAGTCGTTTTGCGGATGGTCTTGCAGTGCTTCGTAGCAGCATTCGGGAATTCCTTTGCAGTGAAGCAATGCATAGTCTTGGAATCCCAACGACACGAGCACTTTGTCTAGTGACAACAGGAAAAGGTGTCATGAGGGATATGTTTTATGA CGGAAATCCCAAAGATGAGCCTGGTGCAATTGTCTGCAGAGTTGCCCAATCCTTCCTGCGTTTTGGTTCTTATCAGCTACATGCCTCCAGAGGTAAAAAGGATCTTGAGATTGTCCGTGCTTTGGCAGATTACGCCATTAGATATCACTTCCCCCATTTAGAGAACATGGCTAGGAGTGAAAGTATGTCATTCAACACAGGCGAGGAGGACAAATCAGCTGTGGATTTAAGTTCAAACAAGTATGCAG CATGGGCAGTGGAAGTTGCTGAGCGGACTGCTTCCATGATTGCCAGGTGGCAGGGTGTTGGTTTCACACATGGAGTGATGAACACTGATAACATGAGCGTGTTAGGACTCACCATCGACTATGGCCCTTTTGGATTTTTAGATGCTTTTGATCCCAGTTTCACACCAAATACCACTGATCTTCCTGGCAGAAGATACTGTTTCGCGAATCAGCCAGATGTAGGTTTATGGAATATTGCACAGTTTACCTCTGCGCTATCTATTGCGGAGTTGCTAAGTGATAAGGAGGCAGATTATGCCATGGAAAG ATATGGCAACAAGTTTATGGATGATTACCAAGTTATCATGACCAGAAAACTTGGTCTGGCAAAGTACAATAAAAAGTTGATTAGTGAACTACTCAAGAATATGGCCATTGATAAAGTTGATTACACAAATTTCTTTCGATTGCTATCAAACGTCAAAGCTGATCCTACAATTCCAGAGGACCAGTTATTGATTCCTCTTAAAGCTGTTCTCTTGGATATTGGCGAGGAACGCAAGGAAGCCTGGACAACCTGGGTAAAGTCTTACATACAAGAG CTCTCTACAACTGGTGTTTCTGACGAGGAGAGGAAGGTTTCGATGAATTCTGTAAATCCAAAGTACATACTTAGAAACTATTTATGCCAGACTGCTATTGATGCAGCAGAACAAGGCGATTTTGGGGAGGTTCGACAGCTATTGAAGGTAATGCAATGTCCATTTGATGAACAACCCGGTATGGAGAAGTACGCACGGTTGCCTCCAGCATGGGCCTATCGTCCGGGTGTATGCATGCTTTCTTGTTCCTCATAA